Proteins encoded together in one Anopheles darlingi chromosome 3, idAnoDarlMG_H_01, whole genome shotgun sequence window:
- the LOC125956447 gene encoding uncharacterized protein LOC125956447 isoform X2: MSSQGERPPRSAKTTIHSLPEEVMCMIFDWLDIYGVKFASLTCHRWNNIIFMSNYVSRFKLKLDRNKDGVTKSKRCYRNVVWFINDQDSL; the protein is encoded by the exons ATGTCGTCCCAGGGCGAAAGACCCCCACGCAGTGCGAAAACTACCATCCATTCCCTACCCGAGGAG GTCATGTGCATGATTTTTGATTGGTTGGATATTTACGGTGTGAAATTCGCTTCTCTTACTTGCCATCGATGGAACAATATCATATTTATGAGTAATTATGTGTCACGATTTAAGCTGAAACTTGATAGGAACAAGGATGGTGTGACCAAGTCGAAACGGTGCTACAGAAATGTGGTATGGTTCATAAACGACCAAGATTCGCTATAG
- the LOC125956447 gene encoding uncharacterized protein LOC125956447 isoform X1: MASTIALISDAIPSMTQLRSLSLRDYNTDSLDQDIIPTLRSKSISHLILSNFKIRVDMPELQSLVGNFSTLTTLDECTQPTTLAKLKELIVLPYDMYMPENISVAAIKSIFRRLTNIEKLKWRNTVNYEIFNAICDICTPLKELVIDYDLLYFNASNLNKLTHLRRLRPSCSSNALAESYSNKFIIDLSKLTLMEHIELPWDEGHTFKLPTSLKSLEVCIGNNNRENSIQTIINCGAHLKELKVVIQDYNPDDSDYEEPIELLKALSSLKHLEILDFNGGLFQESSFLRMNAPLVRLHKLRFDMAKLQSSKPVRKIGGMSNAMLTFRGLKEKFPNLKKPEFSCCRLITGRRRSGSE, translated from the coding sequence ATGGCTTCGACGATTGCATTGATATCGGACGCAATTCCGTCAATGACGcagcttcgttcgctttccttAAGAGATTACAACACAGATTCCCTTGATCAAGACATCATACCAACTCTTCGCAGCAAGTCTATTAGTCATCTAATTTTATCCAATTTTAAGATTCGAGTGGATATGCCCGAGTTGCAATCGTTGGTGGGAAATTTTTCCACATTAACTACGCTAGATGAATGCACCCAGCCAACTACGCTCGCTAAGCTGAAGGAACTTATTGTATTGCCTTATGACATGTATATGCCAGAGAACATATCGGTAGCAGCTATCAAATCAATCTTCCGGCGATTGACAAACATAGAGAAATTGAAATGGCGTAATACCGTTAATTATGAAATCTTCAATGCAATATGCGATATCTGTACACCGCTAAAGGAACTTGTCATCGATTATGATTTGCTCTATTTCAACGCatcaaatttaaacaaactaaCACATCTTCGAAGACTTCGACCTTCGTGTTCTTCGAATGCTTTGGCAGAATCATACAGTAATAAATTCATTATTGATTTGTCAAAATTAACGCTAATGGAGCATATAGAATTGCCATGGGATGAAGGGCATACTTTTAAACTCCCCACATCGCTTAAAAGCCTTGAGGTGTGTATTGGCAATAATAACAGAGAAAATAGTATTCAAACAATCATTAACTGTGGTGCGCACTTGAAAGAGCTAAAGGTAGTGATTCAAGATTACAATCCCGACGATTCGGATTACGAAGAACCTATTGAATTGTTGAAAGCGTTGTCATCTCTAAAACATCTTGAAATTCTCGATTTCAATGGCGGCCTTTTTCAGGAATCTAGTTTCCTACGTATGAACGCGCCTCTGGTTCGTCTGCACAAACTGCGATTCGATATGGCCAAATTACAGTCGTCTAAACCTGTTCGTAAAATCGGAGGAATGTCAAATGCGATGCTTACCTTCCGCGGGCTGAAGGAAAAGTTCCCCAACTTAAAAAAACCGGAATTTTCATGCTGTAGATTGATCACAGGAAGGCGTAGAAGTGGCTCAGAATGA